In Equus asinus isolate D_3611 breed Donkey chromosome 13, EquAss-T2T_v2, whole genome shotgun sequence, one DNA window encodes the following:
- the KRT10 gene encoding keratin, type I cytoskeletal 10 isoform X1 gives MSVRYSSRKQYSSSRSGGGGGGGSSLRISSSKGSFAGGFSSGGFSGGSFSRGSSGGGCFGGSSGGYGGGSGGGFGGGSFAGGYGSSSLGGGFGGGSFGGGSFGGGSFGGGSFGGGSFVGGGFGGGFGGGFGGDGGLLSGNEKVTMQNLNDRLASYLDKVRALEESNYELEGKIKEWYEKHGNAGQREPRDYSKYYQIIEDLKNQIINLTNDNANVVLQIDNARLAADDFRLKYENELALRQSVEADINGLRRVLDELTLTKADLEMQIESLTEELAYLKKNHEEEMRDLQNVSTGDVNVEMNAAPGVDLTELLNNMRNQYEQLAEQNRKDAEAWFNEKSQELTTEINSNIEQMSSHKSEITELRRTVQGLEIELQSQLALKQSLEASLAETEGRYCVQLSQIQAQISSLEEQLQQIRAETECQNAEYQQLLDIKIRLENEIQTYRSLLEGEGSSGGGGRAYDGRSGDGYGGGSVGGYRIASSSGGYGGGSSSGGGYGGGSSSGGGHGGSSGGGQAGGSSGGLGGSSGGGYGGSSSSGGHKSSSSGSAGESSSKGPRSAETSWDTKKASVIKTIIEEVAPDGRVLSSMVESETKKHYY, from the exons ATGTCTGTTCGATACAGCTCACGCAAGCAATACTCTTCCTCCCGCAGtggaggcggaggaggagggggatCATCTCTCAGAATTTCAAGCAGCAAAGGCTCCTTTGCTGGAGGATTTAGCTCAGGGGGGTTCAGTGGTGGCTCTTTTAGCCGTGGCAGCTCTGGTGGAGGCTGCTTTGGTGGCTCATCGGGAGGCTATGGAGGAGGATCAGGAGGAGGTTTTGGTGGAGGCAGCTTTGCTGGAGGCTATGGAAGCAGCAGCTTAGGTGGGGGCTTCGGAGGAGGCAGCTTCGGAGGAGGCAGCTTTGGAGGAGGCAGCTTCGGAGGAGGCAGCTTCGGAGGAGGCAGCTTCGTTGGGGGCGGCTTTGGAGGAGGCTTCGGTGGTGGATTTGGAGGAGATGGCGGCCTTCtttctggaaatgaaaaagtaacCATGCAGAATCTGAACGACCGCCTGGCTTCCTACTTGGACAAAGTTAGGGCTCTGGAAGAATCAAACTATGAGCTGGAAGGCAAAATCAAGGAGTGGTATGAAAAGCATGGCAACGCAGGCCAGCGGGAGCCTCGTGACTACAGCAAATACTACCAAATCATTGAAGATCTTAAAAATCAG ATCATCAATCTAACCAATGATAATGCCAATGTGGTGCTTCAGATCGACAACGCCAGGCTGGCAGCTGATGACTTCAGGCTGAA gtatgagaatGAGCTGGCCCTGCGCCAGAGCGTGGAGGCCGACATCAATGGCCTGCGCAGGGTGCTGGACGAGCTGACCTTGACCAAGGCTGACCTAGAGATGCAGATTGAGAGCCTGACTGAAGAGCTCGCCTACCTGAAGAAGAACCATGAGGAG GAAATGAGAGACCTCCAAAACGTGTCCACTGGTGACGTGAATGTGGAAATGAATGCTGCCCCAGGTGTTGATCTGACCGAACTTCTGAATAACATGAGAAATCAGTATGAACAACTTGCTGAACAGAACCGCAAAGACGCTGAGGCCTGGTTCAATGAAAAG AGCCAGGAACTGACTACAGAAATCAATAGTAACATCGAACAAATGTCCAGCCATAAATCTGAGATTACTGAATTGAGACGCACTGTTCAAGGTCTGGAGATTGAACTACAGTCCCAATTGGCCCTG AAACAATCTCTGGAAGCCTCCTTGGCAGAAACGGAAGGCCGCTACTGTGTACAGCTCTCACAGATCCAGGCCCAGATCTCCTCTCTGGAGGAACAACTACAGCAGATTCGAGCAGAAACCGAGTGCCAGAATGCTGAGTACCAGCAACTCCTGGATATTAAGATCAGACTGGAGAATGAAATTCAAACCTACCGCAGCCTGCTAGAAGGAGAGGGAAG TtccggcggcggcgggcgcgccTATGACGGACGTTCCGGCGACGGCTACGGAGGCGGTTCCGTCGGCGGCTACAGGATCGCCAGCTCCAGCGGCGGCTACGGCGGCGGAAGCTCCAGCGGCGGCGGCTACGGCGGCGGAAGCTCCAGCGGTGGCGGACACGGCGGCAGTTCCGGGGGCGGCCAGGCCGGCGGTTCCAGCGGAGGTCTCGGCGGCAGTTCCGGCGGCGGCTACGGTGGCAGCAGTTCCAGCGGAGGCCACAAGTCCTCGTCTTCCGGGTCCGCTGGCGAGTCCTCATCTAAGGGACCAAGGTCAGCAGAAACTAGCTGGG ATACTAAGAAAGCCAGTGTAATCAAGACAATTATTGAAGAGGTGGCACCTGACGGTAGAGTCCTTTCATCTATGGTTGAATCAGAAACCAAGAAACACTACTATTAA
- the KRT10 gene encoding keratin, type I cytoskeletal 10 isoform X2, with translation MSVRYSSRKQYSSSRSGGGGGGGSSLRISSSKGSFAGGFSSGGFSGGSFSRGSSGGGCFGGSSGGYGGGSGGGFGGGSFAGGYGSSSLGGGFGGGSFGGGSFGGGSFGGGSFGGGSFVGGGFGGGFGGGFGGDGGLLSGNEKVTMQNLNDRLASYLDKVRALEESNYELEGKIKEWYEKHGNAGQREPRDYSKYYQIIEDLKNQIINLTNDNANVVLQIDNARLAADDFRLKYENELALRQSVEADINGLRRVLDELTLTKADLEMQIESLTEELAYLKKNHEEEMRDLQNVSTGDVNVEMNAAPGVDLTELLNNMRNQYEQLAEQNRKDAEAWFNEKSQELTTEINSNIEQMSSHKSEITELRRTVQGLEIELQSQLALKQSLEASLAETEGRYCVQLSQIQAQISSLEEQLQQIRAETECQNAEYQQLLDIKIRLENEIQTYRSLLEGEGSSGGGGRAYDGRSGDGYGGGSVGGYRIASSSGGYGGGSSSGGGYGGGSSSGGGHGGSSGGGQAGGSSGGLGGSSGGGYGGSSSSGGHKSSSSGSAGESSSKGPRY, from the exons ATGTCTGTTCGATACAGCTCACGCAAGCAATACTCTTCCTCCCGCAGtggaggcggaggaggagggggatCATCTCTCAGAATTTCAAGCAGCAAAGGCTCCTTTGCTGGAGGATTTAGCTCAGGGGGGTTCAGTGGTGGCTCTTTTAGCCGTGGCAGCTCTGGTGGAGGCTGCTTTGGTGGCTCATCGGGAGGCTATGGAGGAGGATCAGGAGGAGGTTTTGGTGGAGGCAGCTTTGCTGGAGGCTATGGAAGCAGCAGCTTAGGTGGGGGCTTCGGAGGAGGCAGCTTCGGAGGAGGCAGCTTTGGAGGAGGCAGCTTCGGAGGAGGCAGCTTCGGAGGAGGCAGCTTCGTTGGGGGCGGCTTTGGAGGAGGCTTCGGTGGTGGATTTGGAGGAGATGGCGGCCTTCtttctggaaatgaaaaagtaacCATGCAGAATCTGAACGACCGCCTGGCTTCCTACTTGGACAAAGTTAGGGCTCTGGAAGAATCAAACTATGAGCTGGAAGGCAAAATCAAGGAGTGGTATGAAAAGCATGGCAACGCAGGCCAGCGGGAGCCTCGTGACTACAGCAAATACTACCAAATCATTGAAGATCTTAAAAATCAG ATCATCAATCTAACCAATGATAATGCCAATGTGGTGCTTCAGATCGACAACGCCAGGCTGGCAGCTGATGACTTCAGGCTGAA gtatgagaatGAGCTGGCCCTGCGCCAGAGCGTGGAGGCCGACATCAATGGCCTGCGCAGGGTGCTGGACGAGCTGACCTTGACCAAGGCTGACCTAGAGATGCAGATTGAGAGCCTGACTGAAGAGCTCGCCTACCTGAAGAAGAACCATGAGGAG GAAATGAGAGACCTCCAAAACGTGTCCACTGGTGACGTGAATGTGGAAATGAATGCTGCCCCAGGTGTTGATCTGACCGAACTTCTGAATAACATGAGAAATCAGTATGAACAACTTGCTGAACAGAACCGCAAAGACGCTGAGGCCTGGTTCAATGAAAAG AGCCAGGAACTGACTACAGAAATCAATAGTAACATCGAACAAATGTCCAGCCATAAATCTGAGATTACTGAATTGAGACGCACTGTTCAAGGTCTGGAGATTGAACTACAGTCCCAATTGGCCCTG AAACAATCTCTGGAAGCCTCCTTGGCAGAAACGGAAGGCCGCTACTGTGTACAGCTCTCACAGATCCAGGCCCAGATCTCCTCTCTGGAGGAACAACTACAGCAGATTCGAGCAGAAACCGAGTGCCAGAATGCTGAGTACCAGCAACTCCTGGATATTAAGATCAGACTGGAGAATGAAATTCAAACCTACCGCAGCCTGCTAGAAGGAGAGGGAAG TtccggcggcggcgggcgcgccTATGACGGACGTTCCGGCGACGGCTACGGAGGCGGTTCCGTCGGCGGCTACAGGATCGCCAGCTCCAGCGGCGGCTACGGCGGCGGAAGCTCCAGCGGCGGCGGCTACGGCGGCGGAAGCTCCAGCGGTGGCGGACACGGCGGCAGTTCCGGGGGCGGCCAGGCCGGCGGTTCCAGCGGAGGTCTCGGCGGCAGTTCCGGCGGCGGCTACGGTGGCAGCAGTTCCAGCGGAGGCCACAAGTCCTCGTCTTCCGGGTCCGCTGGCGAGTCCTCATCTAAGGGACCAAG ATACTAA